ACCGGGAGCCGGGCAGCACCACGAGGTCGGCGCGAGCGAGGTCGTCGGGGCGGTCCGCGACGAACACGTCGATGCCGGGCTCGGCGGCCAGCGCGTCCAGGTCGGTGGCGTTCGAGATCCGCGGGAACCGGACGGCCGCGACCCGCAGCGTCCCGGCGGCGCCCGGCGTGCGCGGCCAGCGCGCGAACGCCAGCGCGTCCTCCGAGTCGAGCCACACCTGCTCCAGCCACGGCAGGACGCCGAAGCACCGCAGCCCGGTGCGGGCCGTCAGTTCGGCGAGTCCCGGCTCGAGCACCGCTTGGTCGCCGCGGAACTTGTTGATCAGGTATCCCGCGAAGCGGGCCCGGTCAGCGTCGTCGACGATCGCCCAGTGCCCGAAGATCGAGGCCAGGACGCCGCCGCGGTCGATGTCCCCGACCAGCAGCGTCGGCAGGCTGAAGCGCGTGGCCAGCCCCAGGTTCACGTAGTCGCCGGCGCGCAGGTTGATCTCGGCCGGGGACCCGGCGCCCTCGGCGACCACCACGTCGTGGGTGGCCGCGAGTTCCTCGAATGCGGCGAAGGCCGCCTGCGCGAGGGCGGCGCGTCCGGTGGCGTACTGTCCGGCCTCCAGCGTCCCGCCGGGGCGTCCGTTGAGGACGACGAACGAGCGCCGGTCGGTGGCCGGCTTCAGCAGCACGGGGTTGTGGATCGCGGACGGTTCCACCCCGGCGGCGAGCGCCTGCAGGTACTGGGCGCGCCCGATCTCCGAGCCGTCCGGGCAGACCATGGAGTTGTTCGACATGTTCTGCGCCTTGAACGGCGCCACCCGGACGCCGCGGCGCGCCCACGCCCGACACAGCCCGGCCACGATCAGCGACTTGCCGGCGTCCGACGAGGTGCCCGCCACGAGGAGTCCTGTCACCGGCCGATCCTCCCACGGGGCCCGGTCTCGCCGTGCTCGGTCCCGCCGTGCCCGACACCTCGGTGGCCTGGGCCTCGGTGGACAGGCCGGACGCGAGCCGAGGCGGCGCCTGCCGCCCGCTCGCGTCCCTGTGACCGCGGTCGGGCGGCGAGCCACTGCTCGGCTCAGAGACGGCTCGGCCCCGGGACCCGACGCACCATCGGCGTCGCGAGTGACCGGACGTCCCCTGCATCGGAGAACCTGCCGCGCAGGGGCGGTGCCGACGGCCCCGATGCGGGATGATGGGGGCGAGGCCGCATGCCGGTCCCATCGCCCGGGGCGGCGGCCGCAGCCCGTTCCGCCGGGGCGGGGGAGCGGGCGCACGCCGTAGGTAACGCGCTGGCCGGTCGCGACGACCGGCCGAGACACCGGAAGGAACGACATGGAGATCGTGATCTGCAGCACTCCCGAGGAGGCCGGCGAGGTCGCCGCGGCCCGCGTCGCGCAGGTGGTGAAGGAGGCCGGTCCCCGCGCGGTGCTCGGCGTCGCCACCGGTTCGTCGCCGCTGGCCCTGTACGAGGGCCTGACCCGGCGCGTCGAGGAGGGCACCCTCGACCTCTCGGAGGCGTCCGCGTTCGCGCTCGACGAGTACGTCGGGCTCCCCGCGGGTGACCCGAACAGCTACGCGGCCACGATCGACAAGACCGTCACCGTGCCGCTGAAGATGAACCCGGCGAACGTCCACGTCCCCGACGGCGCCGCCGAGGACCTCAAGCAGGCGTGCGAGGACTACGAGGCCGCGATCAAGGCCGCCGGCGGCGTCGACGTGCAGATCCTGGGCATCGGCTCCAACGGCCATATCGGCTTCAACGAGCCGTCGTCGTCGCTGGCGTCCCGCACCCGGATCAAGACGCTGAACGAGCGCACCCGCGAGGA
Above is a window of Propioniciclava coleopterorum DNA encoding:
- a CDS encoding cobyric acid synthase → MTGLLVAGTSSDAGKSLIVAGLCRAWARRGVRVAPFKAQNMSNNSMVCPDGSEIGRAQYLQALAAGVEPSAIHNPVLLKPATDRRSFVVLNGRPGGTLEAGQYATGRAALAQAAFAAFEELAATHDVVVAEGAGSPAEINLRAGDYVNLGLATRFSLPTLLVGDIDRGGVLASIFGHWAIVDDADRARFAGYLINKFRGDQAVLEPGLAELTARTGLRCFGVLPWLEQVWLDSEDALAFARWPRTPGAAGTLRVAAVRFPRISNATDLDALAAEPGIDVFVADRPDDLARADLVVLPGSRSTLADLGWLCARGLDAALRERAASGGAILGICGGYQMLARVIDDPVESGDGAVTGLGLLPTRVDFRPDKTLGRPSGSWEGHPVTGYEIHHGVVTVDGGDEPFLDGVRVGNTWGTIWHGALENDGFRRAWLARVADAAGSAWRPDPSAVDFAVRREQMLDEVADALEAHADLDALLTLAR
- the nagB gene encoding glucosamine-6-phosphate deaminase, with protein sequence MEIVICSTPEEAGEVAAARVAQVVKEAGPRAVLGVATGSSPLALYEGLTRRVEEGTLDLSEASAFALDEYVGLPAGDPNSYAATIDKTVTVPLKMNPANVHVPDGAAEDLKQACEDYEAAIKAAGGVDVQILGIGSNGHIGFNEPSSSLASRTRIKTLNERTREDNARYFASIDDVPRHCLTQGLGTIMDARAVVLVAQGEGKADAVAALAEGPVSTMCPGSILQMHRTVTVVVDEAAASKLKLREYYDVTYEHKPEWQEFDA